One Paraburkholderia caffeinilytica DNA segment encodes these proteins:
- the glgB gene encoding 1,4-alpha-glucan branching protein GlgB yields MSEHDPAAGLQPLDIDALVEARHPDPFSQLGMHQTGAGPVVRALLPNASHVTVISRADGATLGELEQLRPGLFAGRVASAAPYRLRIDWHGTVQEIEDTYSFGPVLGDEPLGRLAGGDPYAVLECLGSRPMEVDGVPGVRFAVWAPNARRVSVVGDFNSWDGRRHPMRLRHQAGVWEVFVPRVGPGTRYKYELLARDGHPLPLKADPCAMQTEKPPGTASVVAHVDEIEQFEWTDHDWIQSRAAKQTPRAPISIYEVHAESWLRVAEEGQRGLTWEELAERLIPYVKSMGFTHVEFMPVAEHPFGGSWGYQPLGQFAPSARFGNPEQFALFVDKAHAAGLGVILDWVPAHFPNDAHGLVDFDGTPLYEHADPREGYHQDWNTMIYNLGRNEVSAFLVASGLAWLKRYHVDGLRVDAVASMLYRDYSREPGEWVPNVYGGRENLESIAFLKRLNHEVGYVPGVPGAITIAEESTAWPGVTARVEDGGLGFQFKWNMGWMHDTLHYMAEDPVYRQYHHHMMTFGMVYAYSERFVLPLSHDEVVHGKGSLLGKMPGDRWQKFANLRAYFGFMWTHPGKKLLFMGGEFGQMAEFDHDTSPHWHLLDDPNHHGVQKLVRDLNHLYSEEPALYRLDSEPGGFQWLVGDDSGNSVYAYRRTDGEGRELVVVCNMTPVPRLGYRIGMPLGGRWLEVLNTDAGVYGGSNMGNGGLIHTDHVSSHGWPQSAALTLPPLATIVLRAD; encoded by the coding sequence ATGAGTGAGCACGATCCGGCCGCAGGCCTCCAACCACTCGATATCGACGCGCTCGTTGAAGCGCGCCACCCCGATCCTTTCTCGCAGCTCGGCATGCATCAGACCGGCGCGGGTCCGGTGGTGCGCGCGCTGTTGCCGAACGCCTCGCACGTCACCGTGATTTCGCGCGCCGACGGCGCAACGCTCGGCGAGCTCGAGCAACTCAGGCCCGGGCTGTTTGCCGGCCGCGTCGCGTCTGCCGCGCCCTATCGCTTACGCATCGACTGGCATGGCACCGTGCAGGAAATCGAGGACACGTATTCGTTCGGCCCCGTTCTCGGCGACGAGCCGTTGGGCCGTCTCGCCGGCGGCGACCCGTACGCGGTGCTCGAATGCCTCGGCTCGCGCCCGATGGAAGTGGACGGCGTGCCGGGCGTGCGCTTCGCCGTCTGGGCGCCGAACGCGCGGCGCGTGTCGGTGGTCGGCGACTTCAATTCGTGGGACGGCCGCCGTCATCCGATGCGGCTGCGCCATCAGGCCGGCGTATGGGAAGTGTTCGTGCCGCGCGTCGGCCCAGGCACGCGCTACAAGTACGAATTGCTCGCCCGCGACGGTCATCCGCTGCCGCTGAAGGCCGATCCGTGCGCGATGCAAACGGAAAAGCCGCCGGGCACCGCGTCGGTGGTCGCGCATGTCGACGAGATCGAACAGTTTGAATGGACCGATCACGACTGGATTCAGTCGCGCGCCGCCAAACAAACTCCGCGCGCGCCGATCTCGATCTACGAAGTGCATGCCGAATCGTGGCTGCGCGTCGCCGAAGAAGGTCAGCGCGGCCTCACCTGGGAAGAACTCGCCGAACGGCTGATTCCCTACGTGAAAAGCATGGGCTTCACGCATGTCGAGTTCATGCCGGTTGCCGAACATCCGTTCGGCGGTTCATGGGGTTATCAGCCGCTCGGACAGTTCGCGCCGTCGGCGCGCTTCGGCAACCCCGAGCAATTCGCCCTGTTCGTCGACAAGGCGCACGCGGCCGGCCTCGGCGTGATTCTCGACTGGGTGCCGGCGCACTTTCCGAACGACGCGCATGGCCTGGTCGATTTCGACGGCACCCCGCTCTACGAGCACGCCGATCCGCGCGAAGGCTATCACCAGGACTGGAACACGATGATCTACAACCTCGGCCGCAACGAGGTGAGCGCGTTCCTGGTGGCCTCGGGCCTCGCGTGGCTGAAGCGTTATCACGTCGACGGCCTGCGCGTGGATGCGGTCGCCTCGATGCTGTATCGCGACTACTCGCGCGAGCCCGGCGAGTGGGTGCCGAACGTCTACGGCGGGCGCGAAAATCTCGAATCGATCGCGTTCCTGAAGCGGCTGAATCATGAAGTCGGCTATGTGCCGGGCGTGCCGGGCGCGATCACGATCGCCGAAGAATCGACCGCGTGGCCGGGCGTGACCGCACGCGTCGAAGACGGCGGCCTCGGCTTCCAGTTCAAGTGGAACATGGGCTGGATGCACGACACGCTGCACTACATGGCGGAGGACCCGGTCTACCGCCAATACCATCACCACATGATGACCTTCGGGATGGTGTACGCGTATTCCGAGCGCTTCGTGCTGCCGCTCTCGCACGACGAAGTGGTGCACGGCAAAGGCTCCCTGCTCGGCAAGATGCCCGGCGACAGATGGCAGAAATTCGCCAACCTGCGCGCGTACTTCGGCTTCATGTGGACGCATCCGGGCAAGAAGCTGCTGTTCATGGGCGGCGAATTCGGCCAGATGGCGGAATTCGATCACGACACCTCGCCGCACTGGCATCTGCTCGACGATCCGAACCATCACGGCGTGCAGAAACTCGTGCGCGACCTGAACCATCTGTACAGCGAGGAGCCTGCGCTATATCGGCTCGACAGCGAGCCCGGCGGCTTCCAATGGCTGGTCGGCGACGACAGCGGCAATAGCGTTTATGCCTACCGCCGCACCGATGGCGAGGGCCGCGAACTCGTCGTCGTGTGCAACATGACGCCGGTGCCGCGGCTCGGATACCGGATCGGCATGCCACTCGGCGGCCGCTGGCTGGAAGTGCTGAATACGGATGCCGGCGTATACGGCGGCTCGAACATGGGCAACGGCGGGCTGATCCATACCGACCACGTCTCGAGCCACGGCTGGCCGCAATCCGCGGCGCTAACGCTGCCGCCTTTGGCGACGATCGTTTTGCGCGCGGATTGA
- the glgX gene encoding glycogen debranching protein GlgX — protein MSHALPDRLLPGSPYPLGASWDGLGVNFAVFSANAQKIELCLFDPTGRKEIRRFTLPECTDEVWHGYLPNAHPGTAYGFRAHGPYQPQHGHRFNPHKLLLDPYARKLVGQFRWSDALFGYRVHSNRADLSIDRRDSAPAMPKCVVIDEAFDWSHDKRPNVPWGETIVYEAHVRGVSMLRPDLRQHERGTFAALASPEFIEHLLKLGVTAVELLPVHAFLNDRFLVERGLRNYWGYNTAAFFAPEPSYLSSHRLDEMRIAVRQLHAAGIEVILDVVYNHTCEGNEMGPTVSWRGLDNASYYRLIPGDERHHINDTGCGNTVNLPHPRVLQMVMDSLRYWSTKFNIDGFRFDLGVTLGREQHGFDPGSGFFDALRQDPILSQRKLISEPWDIGPGGYQLGNHPPGFAEWNDRFRDTVRRFWRGDAGLRPDLAARLTGSADLFNRRFRKPWASVNFVTSHDGFTLADTTAYEHKHNEANREDNNDGHNENCSRNWGVEGPTDDPVVLETRKRVARSLIATLLVALGTPMVLAGDELLRTQNGNNNAYCQDNELSWLDWERAESPDGQQMNAFVARVIALRKQHPLLRETRFLFGDREVLPGLFDVGWFDEHGDPLTIEAWQDPEGRAFTLRRAGPGLNGETEVLLMMLNAAKETLRFAPPAPHLEWHVLLDTAEPGGAPHRLAVPEVEVAAHSLVMLAAQPVGEADWQAGWKAGAQHGPRLLTALPPDPGAHPPSSDTSPTT, from the coding sequence ATGTCGCATGCACTGCCCGACCGGCTTCTGCCCGGCTCGCCCTATCCGCTCGGCGCAAGCTGGGATGGCCTCGGCGTCAACTTTGCAGTGTTCTCGGCGAATGCGCAGAAAATCGAGCTTTGCCTGTTCGATCCCACCGGCCGCAAGGAGATCAGACGCTTCACGCTGCCCGAATGCACCGACGAAGTCTGGCACGGCTATCTGCCCAATGCGCACCCCGGCACGGCGTACGGTTTTCGCGCGCATGGTCCGTACCAGCCGCAGCATGGACATCGCTTCAATCCGCACAAACTATTGCTCGATCCGTATGCGCGCAAACTGGTCGGGCAGTTTCGCTGGTCCGACGCGCTGTTTGGTTACCGCGTGCATTCGAATCGTGCCGACCTCTCCATCGACCGGCGCGATTCGGCGCCGGCCATGCCGAAGTGCGTCGTCATCGACGAAGCCTTCGACTGGTCGCACGACAAGCGCCCGAATGTGCCGTGGGGCGAAACCATCGTCTACGAGGCGCATGTGCGCGGCGTGTCGATGTTGCGCCCCGATTTGCGCCAGCACGAACGCGGCACGTTCGCCGCGCTGGCTTCGCCGGAATTTATCGAGCATTTGCTGAAGCTCGGCGTGACCGCCGTCGAATTGCTGCCCGTGCATGCGTTCCTGAACGACCGCTTTCTGGTGGAGCGCGGCCTGCGCAATTACTGGGGCTACAACACCGCGGCGTTTTTTGCGCCGGAACCGTCGTATCTGAGCTCACACCGGCTCGACGAAATGCGCATTGCCGTGCGTCAGTTGCATGCGGCCGGCATCGAAGTCATTCTCGACGTGGTCTACAACCACACCTGCGAAGGCAACGAGATGGGGCCGACCGTCTCGTGGCGCGGCCTCGACAATGCGAGCTACTACCGCCTGATTCCCGGCGACGAACGCCACCATATCAACGACACCGGCTGCGGCAATACCGTGAACCTGCCGCATCCGCGCGTGTTGCAGATGGTGATGGATTCGCTGCGCTACTGGTCGACGAAGTTCAACATCGACGGCTTCCGTTTCGATCTCGGCGTGACGCTCGGTCGCGAGCAGCATGGTTTCGATCCCGGCTCCGGTTTCTTCGACGCCTTGCGCCAGGACCCGATCCTGTCGCAACGCAAGCTGATTTCCGAACCTTGGGACATCGGCCCAGGCGGTTATCAACTCGGCAATCATCCGCCGGGCTTCGCCGAATGGAACGATCGCTTCCGCGATACGGTGCGCCGCTTCTGGCGCGGCGACGCGGGCTTGCGCCCCGATCTCGCCGCGCGCCTCACCGGTTCCGCCGATCTGTTCAACCGGCGCTTCAGGAAACCGTGGGCATCGGTCAACTTTGTCACGTCGCATGACGGTTTTACGCTAGCCGATACCACCGCGTATGAGCACAAGCACAACGAGGCCAATCGCGAAGACAACAACGACGGACACAACGAAAACTGCAGCCGCAATTGGGGCGTAGAGGGCCCGACCGACGATCCGGTCGTCCTCGAAACCCGCAAGCGGGTGGCCCGCTCGCTGATCGCCACGCTGTTGGTGGCGCTCGGCACACCCATGGTGCTGGCAGGCGACGAGTTGCTGCGTACGCAGAACGGCAACAACAATGCGTACTGCCAGGATAACGAACTATCATGGCTTGACTGGGAACGCGCGGAGTCGCCCGATGGCCAGCAGATGAACGCGTTCGTCGCGCGCGTGATCGCGCTGCGCAAACAGCATCCGCTGCTGCGCGAAACGCGTTTTCTGTTCGGCGACCGCGAAGTGTTGCCGGGCCTGTTCGATGTCGGCTGGTTCGATGAACACGGCGATCCACTCACCATCGAAGCCTGGCAGGACCCCGAAGGCCGCGCGTTCACGCTGCGTCGCGCAGGCCCGGGCCTGAATGGCGAAACGGAAGTATTGTTGATGATGCTCAACGCGGCGAAGGAAACGCTGCGTTTCGCGCCGCCCGCGCCGCACCTGGAATGGCATGTGCTGCTGGACACGGCCGAGCCGGGAGGCGCGCCGCACCGGTTGGCGGTGCCGGAGGTCGAAGTGGCCGCGCACAGCCTCGTGATGCTGGCGGCGCAGCCGGTCGGCGAGGCGGATTGGCAGGCGGGCTGGAAGGCCGGCGCGCAACACGGGCCGCGGCTGTTGACCGCCCTGCCGCCCGATCCGGGCGCGCATCCGCCGAGCAGCGATACATCGCCGACCACGTAG
- the treZ gene encoding malto-oligosyltrehalose trehalohydrolase, giving the protein MSESPIDPHAHHHAHCLPFGAQLLGATGAKPRTRFRFWAPSCKTVQVEIENGPAQGAHDMALAGNGWFETTVDSGAGTLYRFRLDGEHAVPDPASRFQPQDVHGPSEVIDPRAYRWEHTSWHGRPWEETVLYELHAGAMGGYAGVQKRLPALVALGVTAIELMPLNDFPGRHNWGYDGVLPYAPDSAYGRPEELKALIDAAHGLGLMVFLDVVYNHFGPDGNYLHEYARSFFREGTHTPWGPAIDFDRSEVSDFFIDNAVYWINEYRIDGLRFDAVHAIGNHAWLRELSDHIRAKVQHGRHVHLVLENEHNSASLLDTHFDAQWNDDAHNTLHVLLTGETEGYYHAYEDQPIRRLARVLSEGFAYQGDPSPIHDGAPRGEASRHLSPTSFVMFLQNHDQIGNRAFGERLRKLTSDEALRAATGLLLLSPHIPMLFMDEEYGSTQPFLFFTDYTGELADAVREGRRREFARFSAFSDEKRRAQIPDPNDVKTFVTSSPPEPVQGPATDDNAKDRLDWMHFYKSALAVRAKLITPRLKHAKARDSTVLTAANGGDAHALIARWKLGDGETLSIALNLSKEDVAFPDLPAGKVIFETPPRVREQIDTKVLPSYALVAWMTGDVSDYAIGHDARIAGQQERHA; this is encoded by the coding sequence ATGTCTGAAAGTCCGATCGATCCTCACGCGCATCACCACGCGCATTGCCTGCCGTTCGGCGCACAGTTGCTGGGCGCGACGGGCGCGAAGCCACGCACGCGGTTCCGCTTCTGGGCGCCTTCGTGCAAGACGGTGCAGGTGGAAATCGAAAACGGACCCGCCCAAGGCGCGCATGACATGGCCCTCGCGGGAAACGGCTGGTTCGAAACCACCGTCGACAGCGGCGCGGGCACGCTGTATCGCTTCCGGCTCGATGGCGAGCATGCGGTGCCGGACCCCGCGTCACGCTTCCAGCCGCAAGACGTGCACGGCCCGAGCGAAGTGATCGACCCGCGTGCATATCGCTGGGAACATACGAGCTGGCATGGCCGTCCGTGGGAAGAAACGGTCTTGTACGAGCTGCACGCCGGCGCGATGGGCGGCTATGCGGGGGTACAGAAACGCTTGCCCGCGCTGGTCGCGCTCGGCGTGACGGCCATCGAATTGATGCCGCTGAACGACTTTCCCGGCCGCCACAATTGGGGCTACGACGGCGTGCTGCCCTATGCGCCCGATTCCGCGTACGGCCGCCCCGAAGAACTGAAAGCGCTGATCGACGCCGCGCACGGTCTCGGCCTGATGGTGTTTCTCGACGTGGTCTACAACCACTTCGGCCCGGACGGCAATTATCTGCACGAATACGCCCGCTCGTTTTTCCGCGAAGGCACGCACACGCCGTGGGGCCCCGCGATCGATTTCGACCGCAGCGAAGTGAGCGACTTCTTCATCGACAACGCGGTCTACTGGATCAACGAATATCGCATCGACGGCCTGCGGTTCGATGCGGTGCATGCCATCGGCAATCATGCATGGCTGCGCGAATTGTCCGACCATATCCGCGCGAAAGTGCAGCACGGCCGGCATGTGCATCTGGTGCTGGAAAACGAACACAACAGCGCGAGCCTGCTGGACACGCATTTCGACGCGCAATGGAACGACGACGCGCACAACACGCTGCACGTTCTGCTGACAGGAGAAACCGAAGGCTACTACCACGCGTACGAAGATCAGCCGATCCGCCGCCTCGCACGCGTGTTGTCCGAAGGTTTCGCGTATCAGGGCGATCCATCGCCGATTCACGACGGCGCGCCGCGTGGCGAAGCAAGCCGGCATCTATCGCCCACCTCGTTCGTGATGTTCTTGCAGAATCACGATCAGATCGGCAATCGCGCATTCGGCGAGCGCCTGCGCAAGCTGACGTCCGACGAAGCCTTGCGCGCCGCCACCGGTTTGCTGCTGCTGTCGCCGCACATTCCCATGCTGTTCATGGACGAGGAATACGGCTCGACTCAGCCGTTCCTGTTTTTCACGGACTACACCGGCGAACTCGCCGACGCCGTGCGCGAAGGACGGCGCCGCGAATTCGCCCGCTTTTCGGCGTTCAGCGACGAAAAGCGTCGCGCGCAGATTCCGGATCCGAACGACGTGAAAACCTTTGTGACCTCGTCACCGCCCGAACCTGTTCAAGGCCCCGCCACGGATGACAACGCGAAAGACCGCCTCGACTGGATGCACTTCTATAAATCCGCGCTCGCCGTGCGGGCGAAGCTGATCACGCCGCGCCTGAAACATGCCAAAGCGCGCGACTCGACCGTGCTCACCGCCGCAAACGGCGGGGACGCCCATGCGTTGATCGCCCGCTGGAAACTCGGTGACGGCGAGACCTTGTCGATTGCGTTGAATCTCTCGAAGGAGGACGTGGCTTTCCCCGATCTGCCGGCCGGCAAGGTGATTTTCGAAACACCGCCGCGCGTGCGCGAGCAGATCGACACCAAGGTGTTGCCGTCGTACGCATTGGTCGCGTGGATGACCGGCGACGTCAGCGACTATGCCATCGGCCACGATGCTCGCATCGCCGGCCAACAGGAGCGCCACGCGTGA
- the malQ gene encoding 4-alpha-glucanotransferase — translation MSATRRSNDTIVTLATRAGFEVEWRDAHHTTQQVPESTLAVLLERIGLPCGNATQIRHSTAALEAELSGRKLPPLMTAEVERGIALPAAAIKSGSHYRIELESGSIIDGRFTAPKGEEALLAPIDEPGYHTLVINEQRMTLAVAPSRCYTVADAWRTLRDGATAQTPLLWGIAAQLYGLRRTGDGGIGDYTALAQMAIESAKRGAHALAVSPTHAMFSAEPNRFSPYSPSSRLWLNVTHIDPAAVFGADAARAALEATQATGAWSALEDLPLIDWPNAVVLKLKVLRALYENFCTHERAHDTPRALEFHGFCERAGRALEDHARFEALQAVQLAQAGGHGHWRDWPEALRDPRSPEVEAFAEANRHEVDFHLFLQWLAAKGLSHAQHAASDAGMAVGLIADLAVGCDSAGSHAWSYRDDMLQGISVGAPPDLFNQAGQAWGLTTFSPRAMRTQGFSAFIDMLRAAFAHAGGIRIDHILGLRRLWLVPEGESARNGAYLRYPLEDLLRLIALESWRHRAIVIGEDLGTVPPGFRERLDEHGLAGIRVLWFEGAEGGKGFKPPQAWDRNAVGTTTTHDLPTVAGWWRGSDITWRNRIGQTMARADGRDAEQVAQEERAADRVLLWRAFQQAGVAAPHVDAPPPDNAPVDEALAFVAATPGPLVTFPLEDLLALVEQPNLPGSIDEHPNWRRRVTLPIDALFEDGAFSDRLLALDRARRDATAPAYPANASSEPDTP, via the coding sequence GTGAGTGCTACCCGCCGTTCAAACGATACGATCGTGACTCTTGCCACGCGCGCCGGCTTCGAAGTCGAGTGGCGGGATGCGCATCATACGACGCAGCAGGTGCCGGAAAGCACGCTCGCCGTGCTGCTCGAACGGATCGGCTTGCCGTGCGGCAACGCCACGCAAATCCGGCACAGCACGGCCGCGCTCGAAGCCGAACTGTCCGGCCGCAAACTGCCGCCGTTGATGACCGCGGAGGTCGAACGCGGCATCGCGCTGCCTGCCGCGGCGATCAAATCCGGCAGCCACTACCGGATCGAGCTCGAAAGCGGCTCGATCATCGACGGCCGCTTCACGGCGCCTAAAGGCGAGGAAGCGTTGCTCGCGCCGATCGACGAGCCCGGCTATCACACGCTCGTGATCAACGAACAACGCATGACATTGGCCGTCGCGCCGTCGCGCTGCTATACCGTCGCCGATGCATGGCGCACGCTGCGCGACGGCGCCACGGCGCAGACGCCGCTGTTGTGGGGCATTGCCGCACAGTTGTACGGCTTGCGCCGCACGGGCGACGGCGGCATCGGCGACTATACGGCCCTCGCGCAAATGGCGATCGAAAGCGCGAAGCGTGGCGCGCATGCGCTCGCCGTCAGTCCGACGCACGCGATGTTCAGTGCCGAGCCGAACCGCTTCAGTCCCTATTCACCCTCATCGCGTTTGTGGCTGAACGTCACGCATATCGACCCCGCCGCCGTGTTCGGCGCCGACGCCGCGCGCGCCGCACTCGAGGCCACGCAGGCCACCGGCGCATGGTCGGCACTCGAAGACTTGCCGCTGATCGACTGGCCGAATGCGGTCGTGCTGAAGCTAAAAGTTCTGCGCGCGCTGTACGAGAACTTCTGCACCCACGAACGCGCACACGACACGCCACGCGCACTCGAATTCCATGGCTTCTGCGAACGTGCCGGCCGCGCGCTGGAAGACCACGCGCGTTTCGAAGCGCTGCAGGCGGTGCAGTTGGCTCAGGCGGGCGGTCATGGCCACTGGCGCGACTGGCCTGAGGCGTTGCGCGATCCGCGCAGTCCGGAAGTTGAAGCCTTTGCCGAAGCGAATCGGCATGAAGTCGATTTTCATCTGTTTCTGCAATGGCTCGCCGCCAAGGGCTTATCGCACGCGCAGCATGCGGCGAGCGACGCCGGGATGGCCGTCGGCCTGATCGCCGATCTGGCCGTCGGCTGCGATAGTGCCGGCAGCCACGCATGGTCGTACCGCGACGACATGCTGCAGGGTATTTCCGTGGGCGCGCCGCCCGATCTGTTCAACCAGGCCGGACAGGCTTGGGGGCTGACCACCTTTTCACCGCGTGCGATGCGCACGCAGGGCTTCTCCGCATTCATCGACATGCTGCGGGCGGCGTTCGCGCATGCGGGCGGCATCCGCATCGACCACATTCTCGGCTTGCGGCGCCTATGGCTCGTGCCCGAGGGCGAGAGCGCGCGTAACGGCGCGTATTTGCGCTATCCGCTCGAAGACCTGTTGCGGTTGATCGCGCTCGAATCGTGGCGGCATCGCGCGATCGTGATCGGCGAAGATCTCGGCACCGTGCCACCCGGTTTTCGCGAGCGGCTCGACGAACACGGCCTCGCCGGCATTCGCGTGCTGTGGTTCGAAGGCGCGGAGGGCGGCAAGGGCTTCAAGCCGCCGCAGGCGTGGGACCGCAACGCTGTCGGCACCACCACGACCCATGATCTGCCGACCGTGGCCGGCTGGTGGCGCGGCAGCGACATCACGTGGCGCAACCGGATCGGTCAGACGATGGCGCGCGCCGACGGCCGCGACGCGGAGCAAGTGGCACAGGAAGAACGCGCCGCCGATCGGGTGCTGTTATGGCGCGCTTTCCAGCAAGCCGGCGTCGCCGCGCCGCACGTGGACGCGCCGCCGCCCGACAACGCGCCCGTGGATGAAGCGCTCGCCTTCGTCGCCGCGACGCCCGGCCCGCTTGTCACTTTCCCGCTCGAAGATTTACTCGCGCTGGTCGAGCAGCCGAATCTGCCCGGCTCGATCGACGAGCATCCGAACTGGCGCCGCCGCGTGACCTTGCCCATCGACGCGTTGTTCGAGGACGGCGCCTTCAGCGATCGCCTGCTGGCGCTCGACCGCGCGCGCCGCGACGCAACCGCTCCTGCCTATCCTGCCAACGCTTCTTCGGAGCCTGATACGCCATGA